The Gossypium hirsutum isolate 1008001.06 chromosome A13, Gossypium_hirsutum_v2.1, whole genome shotgun sequence nucleotide sequence TTAAACTGGTGCTCGCTATTGCACTAGGTGCTGAAGTATGGGTGTTATATATGCaaagtaataatttttaaaaaaataattatacgaTGAGATTTTAAGTTGAGAatgtatcaaaattttaaattataagtgaAATTTTGGCATTCATATCAAATTTCTTTTACATAAATTAGTCGTTAATaattttctttcttatgttttaggattaatttaatattattggttaaaacttttattattataaaaagatgaaaaacatttttcaaaaggCAAACATTCATAGTAGATCACCATCGTAGTTTCTATAATCAAactaaaaaatgtataaatttaatataagataaaaagtaaattcaaataaaaaatgaaagaaagtaaaataaaataatgagagtAATAGTACCTGGCAAGTACTCCTAGTTGTACCCTTCTTTCTCTCTCATCAGCATGTCATCACTATCCTTTGTTTAATTCTCTCTTTCCTCCTCTTTATATATTGCGCCCCTCACTCTCCTTCCTCCCTACTCTCTCCCTCTCGTCTCTTCTCTTCTTCAACCAAAACTAAACAGCGACGAGGACTCCACAACCACGATTGGTACTAACTAATTGCTTCACCTTCACACTCGAAGATTccacttcttttcttttcttttctttttcataaaacgCCAAATGAAACAACTCATCCGCCGTTTCTCCCGCGTTGCCGATTCTTCCTCCCAATACAGGCTCCTCCGTTCCGACACCTCCAACAGAGAACGCGCCACCCCCACGCGTTCAGCCGAATCATTCCTCATCGCTGTCTCCTCGGTGAAAAAGCCGGGACGGCGGTCGGTTCCCCAAGGCCATGTGCCGGTGTATGTGGGGGAGGAAATGGAACGATTCGTTGTGAACGCCGAGTTGCTGAACCACCCGGTTTTCGTTGGGTTGCTTAATAAGTCGGCTCAGGAGTATGGGTATGAGCAAAAAGGGGTGCTTCGTATTCCCTGTCACGTGCTAGTTTTCGAACGGGTAATGGAAGCCTTGAGACTTGGGGTTGAGTCACGTGACCTTCAAGATCTGCTTCGTTCTTTCTCCGACGACTGTTGTTTTCTCGATTTCTAGGAGGAATAGAAAGGACATTTAAAACGCCGTCGTTTCCGCTTGTGTAAATATATATAGAAAGGTTAAAAGGAAGAAAACTGAagaaatttttagggttttctttttttttcttttttttttgtagtcCTTCCCTGTAAAGAGGACTGCACAGAAATGGAGAAATTGCCTTTTCCCCctatatatttgatttaatttctttttctttgtttagaAATTCATTCTGAAAGGAAAGCCGAATGTGAGACAAGGTAAAGTTTGAGACTCTGACAGCTATCATTCATGTGCTTAGCGGTTATATAATGCAAAAATTTTTCTGTTTGTTTTGAAGGAAAAGTGAAAGGGAAAATTAGCAAATTTGAATtacaaaaacaatatttttaatttcctttGATGCTTGGAAAATCACGAATAACCCCAAAAGAGGTTCTTGGTTCCATTCATTGTGAGGTTTTCCTGCACTTcacaaaatataaattatagtctttcttttcttttatttttttcaaagaaTTATACTCTTTATAGACAGTATAATTGGGATAATAATATAGGTTGAAAATCACAAACAAGAACAAAACAATAGGGGGCAGATCTCAAATTTGGCGAAACATTCGGTGATTATTGTCTACTCCAATGTATTCTGTGACGGTGGCTTGGGATCACAATGGAATGGAGGTAGGGGTAAAGAATTGTTGTTGGATAAAATGACTGATTTTCATTAATAGATTATATAATTAGAAGATAAACTAAACAATCATCATAGCACTTGTAATTAAGGAGTAGggaattgttttattatattaaaaacagTGCTTCatgtcattttatttcatttatcattttttaatttaatagtatgatataattatgtgatattaaatttcacaattactttcacattcatcaaatTCAAACTCTAAATACTGATTTAAtcctataattatttaatttaatattataaaaggATATATCTATAATTTTGTTCATCAACATAAACTCGGTTTACATTATTCTTTAAATATACAACATATTCAT carries:
- the LOC121212455 gene encoding auxin-responsive protein SAUR71, with protein sequence MKQLIRRFSRVADSSSQYRLLRSDTSNRERATPTRSAESFLIAVSSVKKPGRRSVPQGHVPVYVGEEMERFVVNAELLNHPVFVGLLNKSAQEYGYEQKGVLRIPCHVLVFERVMEALRLGVESRDLQDLLRSFSDDCCFLDF